One region of Metallosphaera sedula DSM 5348 genomic DNA includes:
- a CDS encoding SPFH domain-containing protein: MSLQFRGQVISTEREDGSSFMAPDVLVFRYPREQVTSKSIFIVQPTENCVVIIQGQVQAVLPSGTHNIQSPQNPLSSFMAKFRYNQLPFDTIALFISMTRHEVRIQGKSQTDDLVPLDYEVAVYYRVTDAAKLTVNVQFAGAFFKDGDLAAYLAPIIDQEVSSILNQVKLVDVYKKFGDISMAVTAALKQFLAELGVELISVRVTRLIPEDPELRRIIQLRDLGLEVEMAVRMGLARILTEQGNPASVNMAIGTPYYPNLSTLVNLPQRLFQVSMGSGKEGESDEQNKPKSS, from the coding sequence ATGTCGCTACAATTCAGAGGTCAAGTAATTAGTACGGAGAGAGAAGATGGAAGTTCCTTCATGGCTCCAGATGTTCTAGTTTTCAGGTATCCTAGGGAGCAGGTTACTTCAAAGTCTATTTTCATTGTTCAACCTACGGAGAACTGCGTCGTAATTATTCAGGGACAGGTGCAGGCGGTACTCCCTTCTGGTACGCACAATATACAATCTCCTCAGAACCCACTATCCTCGTTTATGGCTAAGTTCAGGTATAACCAGCTACCGTTTGATACGATTGCGCTGTTCATATCAATGACAAGGCATGAGGTCAGAATCCAAGGCAAGAGTCAGACAGACGATTTAGTCCCGTTGGATTATGAAGTTGCAGTGTATTACAGAGTAACTGACGCTGCTAAATTGACAGTGAACGTTCAATTTGCAGGTGCTTTCTTCAAGGACGGAGACTTGGCAGCATACCTAGCGCCTATTATTGATCAAGAGGTTAGTTCGATTCTGAACCAGGTTAAACTGGTAGACGTTTACAAGAAGTTTGGGGACATCTCCATGGCTGTCACTGCAGCCCTGAAGCAATTCTTGGCAGAACTTGGAGTAGAGCTGATTTCAGTTAGGGTAACAAGACTAATCCCAGAGGACCCTGAACTCAGGAGAATAATTCAGCTAAGGGACTTAGGCCTAGAAGTTGAGATGGCCGTGAGAATGGGATTAGCGAGGATACTTACTGAGCAGGGCAATCCAGCTAGCGTGAACATGGCCATAGGGACTCCCTACTATCCAAACCTCTCCACACTTGTCAACTTGCCCCAGAGGCTCTTCCAGGTCTCCATGGGGTCTGGGAAGGAGGGTGAGAGTGACGAGCAAAATAAACCCAAGAGCTCTTAG
- a CDS encoding mechanosensitive ion channel family protein, with protein MSRNESRILALTISSIIAMIVIGGAIYVLGSMKLLPGNYILYLELVIWIVGVLLVTYLFSVLIRRRLSTVIGVDNASSLGFVIRVIGYALALAGAVSVFKVGLGEALAAGGFAGLVLGLASQDVLSNVFGGIMLLLSRPYKVGQRITVSTWQYGLDFPTYSPKYFSTDYLIPGYTGTVVDITLLYTIIQTDELAELRIPNSIMIQAAIFVHDKEEKRKVRTRYEISKDFDPDMVAEKIKEELSHMDNLLAPPVVRVLEATQTTFVFGIDVIAKSVYEEPVRSEVIKRVTRVVRSLSQEEKVNGSK; from the coding sequence ATGTCAAGAAACGAAAGTAGAATACTAGCCCTTACAATCTCGTCTATTATTGCAATGATAGTTATAGGAGGAGCAATTTACGTTCTAGGCTCCATGAAGTTGCTACCTGGAAACTACATCCTCTATCTGGAGTTGGTGATCTGGATAGTTGGAGTTCTCCTAGTTACTTACCTTTTCTCTGTCCTGATTAGGAGGCGTCTCTCCACTGTAATTGGGGTAGATAACGCATCCTCGCTAGGTTTCGTAATCCGGGTTATAGGCTATGCCCTAGCCCTTGCGGGCGCAGTGTCTGTATTCAAGGTTGGTTTAGGTGAAGCCCTAGCGGCGGGAGGATTTGCAGGCCTAGTTCTCGGACTTGCATCTCAAGACGTTCTCTCTAACGTATTTGGAGGAATCATGCTCCTCTTATCTCGTCCATATAAGGTTGGACAACGCATAACAGTGTCAACGTGGCAATACGGCCTAGACTTTCCTACCTATTCGCCCAAGTACTTTTCCACAGACTATCTAATACCTGGATACACAGGCACAGTGGTCGACATTACTCTCCTCTACACCATTATACAGACCGACGAGTTGGCGGAGTTGAGGATACCGAACAGCATCATGATACAAGCAGCTATCTTTGTCCACGATAAGGAGGAAAAACGCAAGGTGAGGACCAGGTACGAGATCTCAAAGGATTTCGACCCAGACATGGTTGCAGAGAAGATAAAGGAAGAACTGAGCCATATGGACAACCTACTCGCTCCGCCAGTTGTTAGGGTACTTGAAGCAACTCAAACAACCTTCGTCTTTGGAATTGATGTGATTGCTAAGTCTGTATATGAAGAACCAGTTAGGAGCGAAGTAATAAAGAGGGTTACAAGAGTAGTTAGATCTCTTTCTCAGGAAGAGAAAGTAAATGGAAGTAAATAG
- a CDS encoding TorD/DmsD family molecular chaperone, with the protein MSVSILDVLNVRHSTYDMFSDLFLYKFDVNEYQQLLEKIRTLEEKLGKYMEETGVEITEIRKVLEENKRSDYLIEYSSLFIAGVGVKPLIPVESKRLFSLMGERVATFKYSDVVRFYSSRGLVPKLGSQFSPEPDHISSLFAFMSLLVEEEFHNRSTGKDAFKVVQDQKNFATSHLFSWIPDWINDVVHDPRSRIYKVVCSQLGNWLKFEKDFLGER; encoded by the coding sequence CTGTCTGTTTCTATCTTGGATGTTTTGAACGTGAGGCACTCCACTTACGACATGTTTTCAGACCTGTTCCTATACAAGTTTGACGTTAATGAGTACCAGCAATTACTGGAGAAGATCAGAACCCTAGAGGAGAAGCTTGGCAAGTACATGGAGGAAACTGGGGTAGAGATCACGGAGATCAGGAAAGTGTTGGAGGAAAACAAGAGGAGCGATTACCTAATAGAGTACTCGTCCCTTTTCATTGCTGGAGTTGGGGTGAAGCCCCTTATCCCAGTGGAGAGCAAGAGGCTGTTCTCCCTCATGGGCGAGAGAGTCGCTACGTTCAAGTATAGTGACGTGGTGAGATTTTACAGCTCGAGGGGACTGGTGCCTAAGTTGGGATCGCAGTTCAGTCCTGAACCGGATCACATCTCCTCTCTGTTCGCCTTTATGTCACTTCTGGTGGAAGAGGAATTTCACAATAGAAGTACAGGGAAAGATGCATTTAAGGTAGTTCAGGACCAGAAGAACTTCGCAACATCGCACCTCTTCTCTTGGATACCAGACTGGATAAACGACGTTGTTCATGATCCAAGATCGAGGATATACAAGGTAGTTTGCTCTCAACTGGGTAACTGGTTAAAGTTTGAGAAGGACTTCCTAGGTGAAAGGTAG
- a CDS encoding 4Fe-4S dicluster domain-containing protein, with product MSQTPQIQLDIRQGGVQKALPYTPVANYAIITDLNKCFGCAGCQMSCKEWNTSGMFGPLPDLDPYGNLDVMFWLRVLYVEVGNYPQTKVYNIPINCFHCMNAPCVEVCPVGATFKRTQDGIVLVDYEECIGTKYCIYACPYGNRFFDYVEGVTKKCTHCFDRIYDPTLPPEERIPACIHGCMVQARIWANRLDPTDPGNILFVDKGGFVLGPETGANPASGYLPWHSAYAADNDVELLSESQYYNVWTSNGVVQLGAQGNNSTYTESSGSNSNSSS from the coding sequence ATGTCCCAAACCCCACAAATTCAACTAGATATAAGACAAGGCGGAGTCCAGAAGGCTCTGCCCTATACCCCTGTGGCTAACTACGCGATCATAACTGACCTAAACAAGTGCTTCGGTTGTGCAGGTTGTCAGATGTCTTGTAAGGAGTGGAACACCTCAGGAATGTTCGGACCCTTACCTGACCTGGATCCCTACGGCAACCTTGATGTCATGTTCTGGCTAAGGGTACTCTACGTCGAGGTTGGTAATTATCCTCAAACCAAGGTTTACAACATCCCCATAAACTGCTTCCACTGCATGAATGCTCCCTGCGTAGAGGTTTGTCCCGTTGGCGCTACCTTCAAGAGGACGCAGGACGGAATAGTGCTCGTGGATTATGAGGAATGCATAGGAACTAAGTACTGCATTTACGCCTGCCCCTACGGTAACAGGTTCTTCGACTACGTTGAGGGCGTAACAAAGAAGTGCACTCACTGCTTCGACAGGATTTATGATCCAACACTTCCACCCGAGGAAAGAATACCCGCCTGCATTCACGGATGTATGGTTCAGGCAAGGATATGGGCAAACAGGTTAGACCCCACAGACCCAGGGAATATCCTCTTTGTGGATAAGGGAGGATTTGTCCTTGGACCAGAGACAGGAGCTAACCCAGCTAGCGGTTACCTGCCCTGGCACAGCGCATATGCAGCTGACAATGACGTGGAATTGCTAAGCGAGTCACAGTACTACAATGTCTGGACCTCTAACGGAGTGGTTCAGCTAGGCGCACAGGGGAACAACTCGACCTACACGGAGAGTAGTGGTTCAAACTCCAATTCAAGTTCTTGA
- a CDS encoding DUF2299 domain-containing protein, which produces MVMDTEIFSWFKELGMKVDKVTSGGVYFHFTVSPPMGGLPVSVIRTAPESTYYIVAVILDLDQSKFKERPDLVSQIKRELLRLNVEFFFTPDEKAPRSVQIARILFAEGLTKNEALSTVTLIKNSALLILELQK; this is translated from the coding sequence ATGGTCATGGACACAGAGATCTTCTCCTGGTTCAAGGAGCTTGGCATGAAAGTGGACAAGGTAACTAGTGGAGGAGTATATTTTCACTTTACTGTCTCACCTCCCATGGGAGGTCTTCCAGTCTCCGTGATAAGGACGGCACCTGAGTCGACTTACTATATCGTTGCTGTTATTCTTGATCTGGATCAGTCCAAGTTTAAGGAGAGACCTGACCTTGTGTCACAGATAAAGAGGGAATTGTTAAGGCTCAACGTGGAGTTCTTCTTTACCCCTGACGAGAAGGCCCCTAGGAGCGTGCAGATAGCGAGGATTCTTTTTGCTGAGGGTTTAACCAAGAATGAGGCCTTAAGTACCGTAACCCTAATCAAGAACTCTGCTCTCCTTATCCTAGAACTCCAAAAGTAA
- a CDS encoding twin-arginine translocation signal domain-containing protein yields MSHLKLSRRDFLKVSGAAALGTALILGGNSVAKKIFDTFSETNYTLNYPSDEIVYSNCFQCLGRCALEIVRTPTGFPRFITGTIGWHINDGGVCPRGASDVYYYFAPARLRYPLLRAGDRGSGKWMAIDYDTAFDILVNGASAKSWSNLGITPQELGVANFQGLMQIRETNPHSLVFMQGRDQLIPGITAGFFAGNYGTANAGAHGGFCSMNVYTAGVYVTGAPVWEYAGPDEERAQYFILAGLAGDHFPNWMRRIIARIRENGGKVVTIAPERFGFYSVSDEHLFINPAMDGALAMGWIRVLVDFHYYVYKAYLASTGQGPTVLNPITLTPVQPAYDTSSGQLVMQTVTPSGQVQAIPSLGDIPSTAVFPHIDEEFLRYYTNMSWLVIVNPNPQNGDALDPTDPTAGNNVGLHLRMPVNNSEYSGAHPWLEAIMGNDGNVYSYVDTPWQKNVMPILTMDELPSSMQSSIVQVPYKLKNGTSVKVPAIQVTVPKALGSSETITLTVTTAFELFRAELLNYDPYTPSSSSPQYGALNVAELAGIPHNTIVRIANELATVAFQKSIYEPAQWVDYLGRYHDHVVGRPVSIYFMRGLAAHANGFMSSAAYYYLVLALGAWDNPGADLYKYPYPHYFPGHAVPPHPLANSPQIDPNIASAISGMNVTIPKGRSGFLKTEYIYNDGTVDIKKVTVVGAGPYGYPDGPDDLVLFSTGRPLLIDRGYSWEMPLSTQRSISAVAYTTYFANKNPNQVIPYTVNAMMWYITAPYWNNAYTLTDLLQKVTEKGSDGNYVIPFTISFDLFMQETNNVVDLVMPDLSFLEIYGFHSTFDRPTSLPQGPSDSLNWPALPSMYPVLSTGDTLLTLLWLLRAYPGQKSITPTDNPHYTTQDPITGGNLVSPVSVTDPITGTQILTQGQPGLISSAMYILKSGTLLAGYGSNFEYILADSEGKQVPNPQQLKLYASFVPASSNQQSVINQILSSVPSGQTFSTAPTYKIGASDRSSGTEHYFRIPVKFQPGLQTKLQNIISKYAPNMSLSDINPGYVKVGKGGAAYVLPPSIRYMRNVNMFYFLGWGAYMPGGYGPIGLPYVHRIYLEYLQKFRLAAAGKWTGYNAAYYYYYQLTGNSNFKVQSVLPNDSYGQALAKNILDYHRPFGGYYPPPAWASNITSDGINENEYPLTFFVRRHDRTYHTWSFNVPWLTAIMPYTPVMLSSADPYVQSMGIQSGDMVQFEAINEPWSGGLRTTLTAVAFLDNATRPGAAWVVVSAQALPGFRGQTAESPQVKYSVLNNWANISYMPPSRGGQLSPTTDKAFPIMYLDPITGQTSWHDSRIKIVGKSSATQVQVTANKFVYMGQDFSNQDILSTILNQMGGQISVSNSPSTPTFAQPVNVPHLRFDANNMTSTSIWSYVSPGSLAPGYTIGNYKVRFGFATDPSSQG; encoded by the coding sequence ATGAGCCACTTGAAATTGTCCAGAAGGGACTTTCTTAAGGTAAGCGGTGCGGCTGCTCTAGGAACGGCTCTCATCCTAGGCGGAAATTCGGTGGCTAAGAAAATATTTGATACTTTCTCTGAGACAAATTATACCCTTAATTATCCCAGCGACGAGATAGTCTACTCCAACTGCTTCCAGTGTCTCGGAAGATGCGCCCTAGAGATAGTGAGAACTCCAACGGGATTCCCGAGGTTCATCACTGGTACCATAGGGTGGCACATAAATGACGGTGGCGTATGCCCTAGAGGGGCATCAGACGTCTATTACTATTTCGCTCCAGCTAGGTTAAGGTATCCTCTCCTTAGGGCTGGGGATAGGGGTTCAGGTAAGTGGATGGCCATAGATTACGACACTGCTTTCGACATACTGGTTAATGGTGCCTCAGCCAAGAGCTGGAGCAACTTAGGAATTACCCCACAGGAACTAGGGGTTGCTAATTTCCAAGGTCTAATGCAGATTAGGGAGACAAATCCGCACTCCCTAGTCTTCATGCAGGGAAGGGATCAGTTAATCCCAGGAATTACCGCAGGCTTCTTTGCAGGCAATTATGGTACAGCTAACGCCGGGGCACACGGTGGATTCTGCTCCATGAACGTCTACACTGCAGGAGTTTACGTTACTGGTGCTCCAGTGTGGGAGTACGCTGGACCTGACGAGGAGAGGGCTCAGTACTTCATTCTAGCAGGTCTAGCTGGAGATCACTTCCCCAACTGGATGAGAAGGATCATTGCGAGGATAAGGGAGAATGGAGGTAAAGTGGTTACAATTGCCCCTGAAAGGTTCGGTTTCTACTCTGTTTCTGATGAACACCTCTTCATCAATCCAGCCATGGACGGAGCATTGGCCATGGGATGGATAAGGGTTTTGGTTGACTTCCACTATTACGTGTATAAGGCTTATCTTGCTTCCACGGGACAAGGTCCAACGGTCCTTAACCCGATCACCTTGACGCCGGTGCAACCTGCATACGACACCTCCTCTGGCCAACTGGTGATGCAGACGGTTACCCCATCTGGTCAAGTGCAGGCTATACCCAGTTTAGGTGATATTCCCAGCACCGCCGTATTCCCGCATATTGACGAGGAGTTCTTGAGATACTACACCAACATGTCCTGGCTCGTCATAGTGAACCCTAACCCGCAGAACGGTGACGCCCTAGATCCCACAGATCCGACTGCAGGGAATAACGTGGGGCTACACCTGAGGATGCCCGTTAACAACTCAGAGTACAGTGGCGCTCATCCATGGCTAGAGGCCATTATGGGGAATGACGGCAACGTTTACTCCTATGTGGACACTCCATGGCAGAAAAACGTGATGCCAATCCTAACCATGGATGAGCTTCCCTCAAGCATGCAGTCAAGCATTGTGCAGGTTCCCTACAAGCTAAAGAATGGAACGTCAGTGAAAGTACCAGCTATCCAGGTCACAGTTCCCAAGGCCTTAGGTTCCTCTGAGACCATAACGCTCACCGTTACGACTGCGTTCGAGCTATTTAGGGCCGAGCTTCTCAACTACGATCCATATACACCTTCATCTTCCTCACCACAATACGGAGCCCTTAACGTTGCTGAGCTCGCTGGTATTCCCCATAACACGATAGTTAGAATTGCCAATGAGCTTGCGACTGTCGCATTCCAGAAGTCGATCTACGAACCAGCTCAATGGGTTGACTACCTAGGTAGGTATCACGATCATGTTGTGGGAAGACCTGTCTCGATTTACTTCATGAGAGGTCTAGCTGCTCATGCCAATGGGTTCATGAGCTCAGCTGCCTACTATTACCTTGTGCTGGCCCTGGGTGCCTGGGACAACCCTGGTGCCGATCTTTATAAGTATCCTTATCCGCACTACTTCCCTGGTCATGCTGTACCTCCGCATCCCTTAGCTAACTCTCCACAGATTGACCCCAACATAGCTTCAGCTATAAGTGGGATGAACGTTACGATACCTAAGGGTAGATCTGGCTTCCTCAAGACGGAGTACATCTATAATGATGGCACCGTTGACATAAAGAAAGTCACTGTCGTGGGTGCAGGTCCCTACGGATATCCTGATGGACCAGATGATCTGGTACTATTCAGTACTGGAAGACCCTTACTCATCGACAGAGGTTACAGCTGGGAGATGCCTCTTTCCACGCAGAGGTCCATTTCAGCAGTTGCTTACACAACATATTTCGCTAACAAGAATCCCAACCAGGTTATTCCGTATACCGTTAACGCAATGATGTGGTACATTACTGCTCCCTACTGGAACAATGCCTACACTTTGACCGACCTATTACAGAAGGTCACAGAGAAGGGTAGCGATGGTAATTATGTAATTCCATTTACCATAAGCTTCGATCTCTTCATGCAGGAGACTAACAACGTTGTAGACCTGGTGATGCCAGACCTATCCTTCCTCGAGATATATGGTTTCCACAGCACCTTTGATAGACCCACCAGTCTACCACAAGGTCCCTCCGATTCCTTGAACTGGCCCGCACTACCATCCATGTATCCGGTCCTATCTACAGGGGACACGTTACTGACCCTTCTATGGTTACTTAGGGCATATCCAGGGCAGAAATCCATAACACCTACCGATAATCCTCACTACACTACCCAAGATCCAATAACAGGTGGAAATCTGGTAAGCCCGGTCTCCGTTACGGACCCAATAACAGGAACTCAAATACTGACTCAAGGTCAACCTGGTCTAATCTCTTCTGCAATGTATATTCTGAAGTCCGGAACGTTACTAGCGGGATATGGAAGTAACTTCGAGTATATCCTTGCAGACTCAGAGGGTAAACAGGTACCAAACCCACAGCAACTAAAGCTCTACGCCTCCTTCGTCCCAGCCTCCTCTAATCAGCAGAGTGTTATTAATCAGATACTAAGTAGTGTGCCATCTGGTCAGACCTTCTCCACAGCGCCTACATACAAGATTGGGGCAAGCGACAGGTCCTCAGGTACAGAACACTACTTCAGGATTCCGGTCAAGTTCCAGCCGGGCCTTCAAACAAAATTACAGAATATCATCAGCAAGTACGCTCCTAACATGTCCCTTAGTGACATCAATCCTGGATACGTCAAGGTAGGAAAGGGAGGCGCAGCGTACGTTCTTCCTCCTTCCATAAGGTACATGAGAAACGTAAACATGTTCTACTTCCTGGGATGGGGCGCTTATATGCCAGGAGGATATGGACCCATTGGACTGCCGTATGTCCACAGGATTTACTTGGAATACCTCCAGAAGTTCAGGTTAGCTGCAGCCGGAAAGTGGACAGGATACAATGCAGCTTACTATTACTACTACCAGCTGACTGGAAATTCCAACTTCAAGGTGCAGTCCGTGTTGCCGAATGACAGCTATGGTCAAGCTCTGGCAAAGAACATACTGGACTATCACAGACCCTTCGGAGGGTATTATCCACCACCAGCTTGGGCTTCCAACATAACATCAGACGGGATCAATGAGAATGAGTATCCCTTAACGTTCTTTGTGAGAAGGCACGACAGGACATATCACACTTGGTCATTCAATGTTCCATGGTTAACTGCTATCATGCCCTATACTCCAGTCATGCTAAGTTCCGCAGACCCCTACGTGCAGAGCATGGGGATACAGAGCGGTGACATGGTCCAGTTTGAGGCAATAAACGAACCTTGGAGCGGTGGTCTCAGAACCACATTGACAGCTGTGGCATTCCTGGATAATGCCACCAGGCCCGGTGCAGCTTGGGTTGTAGTATCTGCCCAGGCTCTACCTGGATTCAGGGGACAGACTGCTGAGTCTCCGCAGGTGAAGTATAGCGTTCTAAATAACTGGGCCAATATCTCCTACATGCCACCATCTAGGGGAGGACAACTCTCTCCGACAACGGACAAGGCGTTCCCAATCATGTACCTAGATCCGATCACTGGTCAAACTTCATGGCACGATAGCAGGATAAAGATTGTGGGTAAGTCCTCTGCGACACAGGTACAGGTCACAGCTAACAAGTTCGTGTACATGGGCCAGGACTTCTCAAACCAGGATATTCTATCCACTATACTTAACCAAATGGGAGGTCAGATATCTGTCAGCAACTCCCCATCTACCCCGACCTTTGCACAACCTGTGAATGTGCCTCACCTGAGATTTGATGCCAACAACATGACCTCCACAAGTATATGGAGCTACGTATCGCCAGGATCCCTGGCACCAGGTTACACCATAGGCAACTACAAGGTGAGGTTCGGTTTTGCGACCGATCCTTCAAGTCAAGGGTGA
- a CDS encoding 4Fe-4S binding protein, which yields MLNAGLLVSKRAREIVGDEVLKTVFEEAKLSYVAEIGDFIFEDLKQNDVKSLLVINDGGRETWMEDIDQRLGISPLAVITIPYTWFEGKSQDFTLALLTGYSLRAELMDLVYRVQPTRSSPISRRSLIKLKVYEYKPYPVLYDEVHAEREINRAVEACPLNLVVKTPEGPSVGSPEKCTACGYCSASSFLGYFEVPTATTDQVVAFINAVVKYYSKPASLLFTDGMPSKIVEGVFPFVMPCVASVHDSFVLASYASGLTPIVHVSSTCGTRDMALKRLEEIPSHFPGTDLKVRKAKDDEELRKVLEAPPLDLGRSEIPLDVPLHRSRRRSLLIWSIEEMPRKASMNQDDVVPGVYNVVVDPNKCVLCGVCVRACQMLVPDLKGNDALELTYNIPYCIGSERCVKNCPENAVSVTGFAKISDLKKKLMNKTNVAKCRICGKPIGSEKVKVRVDSMLISQGFQGTAQYTDVCNECKQKELTKIWLERLLSGKR from the coding sequence GTGCTCAACGCGGGACTCCTAGTATCCAAGAGGGCTAGGGAAATAGTGGGGGATGAGGTTCTCAAAACGGTGTTTGAGGAGGCCAAGCTCTCCTATGTGGCTGAGATAGGGGATTTTATCTTCGAGGACCTGAAACAGAACGACGTCAAGTCCCTCTTGGTAATAAATGACGGAGGTAGAGAGACATGGATGGAGGACATTGACCAGAGGCTCGGAATATCTCCGCTAGCCGTGATCACAATACCCTACACCTGGTTTGAAGGTAAGAGTCAGGATTTCACGCTAGCCCTCCTCACGGGTTACTCTCTCAGGGCTGAACTCATGGACTTGGTGTACAGGGTTCAGCCTACCAGGTCTTCCCCAATCTCAAGGAGATCGCTTATCAAGTTGAAGGTATATGAATACAAGCCCTACCCAGTCCTCTACGACGAGGTTCACGCAGAGCGGGAGATAAACAGGGCCGTCGAGGCCTGTCCACTTAACCTAGTGGTGAAGACGCCTGAGGGACCCTCAGTGGGATCCCCAGAGAAGTGTACCGCCTGCGGGTACTGCAGCGCCTCCTCATTTCTAGGATATTTTGAAGTTCCAACGGCCACAACAGATCAGGTTGTTGCATTTATTAATGCAGTGGTGAAGTATTACTCCAAACCAGCCTCGTTACTGTTCACAGATGGGATGCCCTCAAAAATAGTTGAGGGAGTTTTCCCGTTTGTCATGCCCTGCGTAGCCTCAGTTCACGACTCCTTTGTCCTGGCAAGTTACGCTAGCGGATTGACGCCCATAGTTCACGTGTCGTCAACCTGTGGCACTAGGGATATGGCCCTGAAGAGACTAGAGGAGATCCCTTCACACTTCCCAGGAACTGACCTGAAGGTGAGGAAGGCCAAGGATGATGAGGAGCTGAGAAAAGTGCTCGAGGCACCTCCCCTAGATCTGGGGAGGTCGGAGATTCCCCTTGACGTACCTCTTCACAGGAGCAGGAGGAGATCTCTCCTCATCTGGTCAATTGAGGAGATGCCAAGAAAGGCCTCCATGAATCAGGACGACGTCGTACCTGGCGTCTACAATGTGGTCGTGGATCCCAATAAGTGCGTTCTATGCGGAGTCTGCGTGAGGGCTTGTCAAATGCTTGTACCAGACCTTAAGGGCAACGACGCTCTCGAACTAACCTACAATATACCGTACTGTATAGGATCTGAGAGATGCGTAAAGAATTGCCCAGAGAATGCGGTCTCTGTGACAGGTTTCGCGAAGATCTCAGACCTTAAAAAGAAGCTCATGAATAAGACCAATGTTGCCAAGTGTAGGATATGCGGAAAACCCATTGGGTCGGAGAAGGTCAAGGTAAGGGTGGACTCCATGTTGATCTCTCAAGGATTTCAGGGAACTGCACAGTACACGGACGTGTGTAACGAATGCAAGCAGAAGGAGTTAACTAAAATATGGCTAGAGAGACTTCTAAGTGGTAAGAGATGA
- a CDS encoding sulfocyanin-like copper-binding protein has protein sequence MKAWQIGLVIIIIALIGISLFVISRHTTQTLTPSNMSVKVSNTFTNTTKMQNTTNMVNNTSTKQITNNTTNETKQVLPPGAVKLNYDAQNYTVFIYLYASPTAPNFLDYNGTTNGEMKIYIPANWSILFTFYNPEPTGHALAVVQNNTPIPNQLVLSQDGKVIFEIGYNNGNGISGGTSVSGLLKDLPRGYYWIACPIPGHAESGMWIDLYSGNFTVPYEIT, from the coding sequence ATGAAAGCCTGGCAAATTGGATTAGTTATTATAATTATTGCATTAATAGGAATTTCGCTATTTGTGATCTCAAGACATACAACTCAAACCCTGACCCCAAGTAACATGTCAGTTAAGGTTAGTAATACATTCACCAACACTACAAAGATGCAGAACACCACTAACATGGTCAACAACACCAGTACAAAGCAGATCACCAACAATACAACTAATGAGACCAAGCAAGTTTTACCTCCAGGCGCAGTGAAGCTAAACTATGACGCGCAGAACTATACGGTGTTCATTTATTTATACGCTTCACCCACTGCTCCCAATTTCCTAGACTATAATGGAACTACAAACGGCGAAATGAAGATATACATTCCCGCTAACTGGAGTATCCTCTTCACCTTCTACAATCCGGAACCAACGGGCCATGCCCTCGCGGTGGTTCAGAACAACACCCCTATTCCCAATCAACTAGTCCTTTCTCAGGATGGAAAGGTCATCTTTGAGATAGGTTACAATAATGGAAACGGAATATCTGGAGGAACGTCCGTTTCTGGACTTCTAAAGGATCTTCCCCGTGGATATTATTGGATTGCCTGTCCCATACCTGGGCATGCTGAGAGCGGAATGTGGATAGACCTCTACTCTGGGAACTTTACAGTCCCCTACGAGATAACCTAG